In Armatimonadota bacterium, a single window of DNA contains:
- the rbfA gene encoding 30S ribosome-binding factor RbfA, producing MSHRPDKVREFIREQVSDILHHQVKDPRIGFVSVTEVEISPDLRHARVFVSVLGDEQAKAQTMAGLHSAAGFVRGELGRRLQMRFVPEITFRLDESIERGTRVVSLIRRLSGPPDGKEAHEHPGGADRDDAAGQS from the coding sequence ATGTCCCACCGTCCCGACAAGGTCAGGGAGTTCATCCGCGAGCAGGTCAGCGACATCCTCCACCATCAGGTCAAGGACCCGCGCATCGGGTTCGTGTCGGTGACCGAGGTGGAGATCAGTCCCGACCTGCGCCACGCCCGGGTCTTCGTCAGCGTCCTGGGCGACGAGCAGGCCAAGGCCCAGACCATGGCCGGCCTGCACAGCGCGGCGGGCTTTGTGCGGGGCGAACTGGGCCGTCGGCTGCAGATGCGCTTTGTGCCCGAGATCACCTTCCGGCTGGACGAGTCCATCGAGCGCGGGACCCGGGTCGTGTCTCTGATCCGCCGGCTGAGCGGTCCCCCCGACGGGAAGGAGGCCCATGAGCACCCTGGCGGCGCAGATCGCGACGACGCTGCGGGCCAGTCGTGA
- a CDS encoding bifunctional oligoribonuclease/PAP phosphatase NrnA: MSTLAAQIATTLRASRDVLVICHVDPDGDCLGSALALGLALTRVGVPARVGSADGVPEPFRALPGASAVVTTPPPGPWDAAVAVECSSPDRAGAFAEVLARARVVVNVDHHLTNTGYGHLVYLDPSAAAVGEMVAEIIRALGVPLDREIAQALLTAVVTDTGAFRYPNTSPQTLRLAAELMEAGGSVAEIVERVYETRTAAGLRLLGLALASLRVSPDGRVAWTTVTPAMLAQAGAAPEDTTGIVGVLRQIRGVKVALLFEQTPDGVRVGIRSRDGVRSHVIAEAFGGGGHPGAAGFTAAGRLEEVVAATLAEVERELRRDGADVPAGPASAPAREAEQTG, encoded by the coding sequence ATGAGCACCCTGGCGGCGCAGATCGCGACGACGCTGCGGGCCAGTCGTGACGTCCTCGTGATCTGCCACGTCGATCCCGACGGCGACTGCCTGGGGTCGGCCCTGGCCCTCGGGCTGGCCCTGACCCGGGTGGGTGTACCGGCCCGAGTCGGCAGCGCCGACGGAGTGCCCGAGCCGTTCCGCGCGCTGCCCGGCGCGTCCGCGGTGGTCACCACCCCGCCGCCCGGGCCCTGGGACGCGGCCGTGGCAGTGGAGTGCAGTTCGCCCGACCGGGCCGGCGCGTTCGCGGAGGTGCTGGCCCGCGCGCGGGTGGTGGTCAACGTTGACCACCACCTCACCAACACCGGCTACGGCCACCTGGTATACCTCGACCCGTCCGCCGCGGCGGTCGGGGAGATGGTGGCCGAGATCATCCGGGCCCTGGGCGTCCCGCTGGACCGGGAGATCGCCCAGGCCCTGCTCACCGCCGTGGTGACCGACACCGGCGCGTTCCGCTACCCGAATACCTCCCCGCAGACGCTGCGGCTGGCCGCCGAGCTGATGGAGGCGGGTGGCTCGGTGGCGGAGATCGTCGAGCGCGTGTACGAGACGCGCACGGCGGCGGGCCTGCGGCTGCTGGGCCTGGCCCTGGCGAGCCTGCGGGTCTCGCCCGACGGCCGCGTGGCGTGGACCACGGTCACCCCCGCCATGCTGGCGCAGGCCGGGGCGGCGCCGGAGGACACCACGGGCATCGTGGGGGTGCTCCGGCAGATCCGGGGGGTGAAGGTGGCGCTCCTGTTCGAGCAGACCCCCGACGGCGTGCGGGTCGGCATCCGCTCCCGGGACGGGGTGCGCTCCCACGTGATCGCCGAGGCGTTCGGCGGAGGGGGGCACCCGGGGGCGGCCGGATTCACGGCCGCGGGCCGGCTGGAGGAGGTGGTGGCCGCCACCCTGGCCGAAGTCGAGCGCGAACTGCGCCGCGATGGCGCCGACGTCCCCGCCGGCCCGGCCTCCGCGCCCGCCCGGGAGGCGGAGCAGACGGGGTGA
- the infB gene encoding translation initiation factor IF-2 produces MRVHELARELGMTSKALMDLLASMNIQVKSHSSSLDAATVERVRRRVKGQPETKPAPAPAREARTPTGERILGLRKITPPPPPPPPEPAAAPPQPEPVTPAPEPRPAPPAPAPEPVAARPVEPRPAPPAGPEAAPPARPARPAPAAPPAAGPAKPAAKETRPVIRPAAAAPPRVSPRPPVPPRKEAPPRPAVPRPPVEPPPVPPPPPVAPAPAPVTAPKERPPKVKERIPPPPPPEPAAPPVVAPEVELTGPVTVGELASKLGVPAGEVIKRLLEQGVLAGINQQISLEVATRVAESLGSRVRRPEPAPAAAAPGARRLEVSRDATAPPRPPVVTIMGHVDHGKTSLLDAIRQTDVAAREVGGITQHIGASTVDVDGRRIVFIDTPGHEAFTTLRARGAQVTDIAVLVVAADDGVMPQTVEALNHARAAGVPVVVAINKIDLPQANVDRVKQQLSELGLVPEDWGGDTVVVPVSARTRQGIRDLLEMLLLVADLQDLRAPVDRPARGTIIEARLDRGRGPVATVLVQEGTLRVGDAVVAGTTAGRVRAMTDARGERLQEATPGTPVEVVGLDDVPTAGDLLEVVRDERLARAIVEERRERRRAAEAAVAPPEEAPAEGGPRELRVIVKADTHGSVEALLQSLPRLATPEVGVRVLHAAVGNVTESDVMLAAASRALIVGFNVRPDPPVRKVAEQERVEIVTHRIIYEALDDLRQRIRGLLAPRRREVVLGRAEVRQTFTISRVGTVAGCYVASGVVTRGAAVRVVRDGVVVHDGRIASLRRFKEDVREVTEGFECGIALERFGDIKVGDILEAYEVREEPA; encoded by the coding sequence ATGCGAGTGCACGAGCTGGCCAGGGAACTGGGCATGACCAGCAAGGCCCTGATGGACCTGCTGGCCAGCATGAACATCCAGGTCAAAAGTCACAGCAGCTCCCTGGACGCAGCCACGGTGGAGCGGGTGCGCCGGCGGGTCAAAGGCCAGCCTGAGACCAAGCCGGCTCCCGCCCCCGCCCGGGAGGCCCGAACGCCCACGGGGGAGAGGATCCTGGGGCTGCGCAAGATCACGCCGCCTCCTCCGCCGCCCCCGCCGGAGCCCGCGGCCGCGCCCCCGCAGCCCGAACCGGTGACTCCCGCTCCGGAGCCCCGGCCGGCCCCGCCGGCACCTGCGCCGGAACCGGTAGCCGCACGTCCGGTCGAGCCGCGCCCCGCCCCGCCCGCAGGGCCGGAGGCGGCTCCGCCGGCCCGACCCGCCAGGCCCGCTCCCGCCGCTCCGCCGGCCGCAGGGCCCGCCAAACCCGCGGCGAAGGAAACGCGCCCGGTCATCCGACCGGCGGCCGCGGCCCCTCCACGGGTGTCTCCGCGCCCGCCGGTGCCACCGCGCAAGGAGGCTCCCCCGCGCCCGGCCGTGCCGCGCCCGCCGGTGGAACCGCCTCCGGTCCCGCCGCCTCCTCCAGTGGCGCCGGCTCCGGCGCCGGTCACAGCGCCCAAGGAGCGCCCTCCCAAGGTCAAGGAGCGCATTCCCCCGCCGCCTCCTCCAGAGCCGGCCGCGCCTCCCGTGGTGGCTCCGGAGGTGGAGCTCACCGGCCCGGTGACCGTCGGCGAACTGGCGTCAAAGCTGGGCGTGCCGGCCGGCGAGGTGATCAAACGGCTGCTGGAACAGGGAGTGCTCGCCGGGATCAACCAGCAGATCTCCCTGGAGGTCGCCACCCGGGTGGCCGAGTCGCTGGGGTCGCGCGTCCGCCGTCCCGAGCCGGCGCCCGCCGCGGCCGCTCCGGGGGCCCGCCGACTGGAGGTGAGCCGCGACGCCACGGCTCCGCCTCGGCCGCCGGTCGTCACCATCATGGGACACGTGGACCACGGCAAGACGTCGCTGCTGGATGCCATCCGACAGACCGATGTGGCGGCCCGGGAAGTGGGCGGCATCACCCAGCACATCGGCGCCTCCACGGTGGACGTGGACGGCCGCCGGATCGTCTTCATCGACACGCCTGGCCACGAGGCCTTCACCACCCTGCGCGCGCGGGGCGCCCAGGTCACCGATATCGCCGTGCTGGTGGTGGCCGCCGACGACGGCGTCATGCCGCAGACCGTCGAAGCCCTCAACCACGCCCGGGCGGCCGGCGTGCCGGTGGTGGTGGCGATCAACAAGATCGACCTGCCCCAGGCCAACGTGGACCGGGTGAAGCAGCAGCTCAGCGAGCTGGGCCTGGTGCCCGAGGACTGGGGCGGCGACACCGTGGTGGTGCCGGTGTCCGCCCGCACCCGCCAGGGGATCCGGGACCTGCTGGAGATGCTCCTCCTGGTCGCCGACCTGCAGGACCTGCGGGCGCCGGTGGACCGGCCGGCCCGGGGAACCATCATCGAGGCGCGCCTGGACCGGGGGCGCGGCCCGGTAGCCACGGTCCTGGTCCAGGAGGGCACCCTGCGGGTGGGTGACGCGGTGGTGGCCGGGACCACCGCCGGCCGCGTGCGCGCCATGACCGACGCCCGGGGCGAGCGGCTGCAGGAGGCCACGCCCGGCACCCCGGTGGAGGTGGTAGGCCTGGACGACGTGCCCACGGCCGGCGACCTGCTGGAGGTGGTCCGCGACGAGCGCCTGGCTCGCGCCATCGTCGAGGAGCGCCGCGAGCGGCGCCGCGCCGCCGAAGCGGCGGTGGCGCCTCCGGAAGAAGCGCCCGCCGAGGGCGGTCCCCGCGAGCTGCGGGTCATCGTCAAGGCCGACACCCACGGGTCGGTGGAGGCCCTGCTCCAGTCGCTGCCCCGCCTGGCCACCCCGGAGGTGGGCGTGCGGGTGCTCCACGCGGCGGTGGGAAACGTCACCGAGTCGGACGTCATGCTGGCGGCGGCCAGCCGGGCGCTCATCGTGGGCTTCAACGTCCGCCCGGACCCGCCCGTGCGCAAGGTCGCCGAACAGGAGCGGGTGGAGATCGTCACCCACCGCATCATCTACGAGGCCCTGGACGACCTGCGCCAGCGCATCCGCGGCCTGCTGGCGCCGCGGCGGCGGGAGGTGGTCCTGGGGCGGGCCGAGGTCCGCCAGACCTTCACCATCTCCCGGGTGGGCACGGTCGCCGGCTGCTACGTGGCGTCGGGGGTGGTGACCCGCGGCGCCGCCGTCCGGGTCGTCCGGGACGGGGTGGTCGTGCACGACGGCCGCATCGCGTCCCTGCGCCGCTTCAAGGAGGATGTGCGCGAGGTGACCGAAGGGTTCGAGTGCGGCATCGCCCTGGAGCGGTTCGGCGACATCAAGGTCGGAGACATCCTGGAAGCCTACGAGGTCCGCGAAGAGCCGGCCTAG
- a CDS encoding YlxR family protein, which produces MPKSRTIPTRMCVACRTARPKRDLVRVVRTPSGAVVVDPTGKLAGRGAYVCPSVDCARSGVREGRLAHALQAPLPEGLEADLLRVVESVLAARAGADRPKVIRIPAAGRRATT; this is translated from the coding sequence ATGCCTAAGTCGCGCACCATTCCCACCCGGATGTGCGTGGCCTGCCGCACCGCGCGCCCCAAGAGGGATCTGGTGCGGGTGGTGCGCACCCCGTCGGGAGCCGTCGTGGTCGATCCCACCGGCAAGCTGGCCGGGCGCGGGGCGTACGTGTGCCCGTCGGTGGACTGCGCCCGCTCCGGCGTGCGCGAGGGCCGCCTGGCCCATGCGCTGCAGGCGCCCCTGCCGGAGGGGCTGGAGGCGGATCTGCTGCGGGTGGTGGAGAGCGTACTGGCCGCCCGGGCCGGGGCCGATCGCCCCAAGGTGATCCGGATTCCGGCGGCCGGCCGCCGGGCCACCACGTAG
- a CDS encoding DUF503 domain-containing protein, translating to MVIGVLQVELTLPASHSLKDKRRLVKSLLDRLHNEFNVAAAEVDAQDDHRHAHLAVTCVSTDARHANRILSRIMEVVERESEMIVVRYEMELR from the coding sequence ATGGTCATCGGCGTGTTGCAGGTCGAGCTCACCCTGCCGGCCAGCCACAGCCTCAAGGACAAGCGCCGGCTGGTGAAGAGCCTGCTGGACCGGCTCCACAACGAGTTCAACGTGGCCGCCGCCGAGGTGGACGCCCAGGACGATCACCGCCACGCCCACCTGGCGGTCACGTGCGTGAGTACCGACGCCCGCCACGCCAACCGGATCCTGTCGCGGATCATGGAGGTGGTGGAGCGGGAGTCGGAGATGATCGTGGTGCGCTACGAGATGGAGTTGCGGTGA
- the truB gene encoding tRNA pseudouridine(55) synthase TruB, with protein sequence MTGPAPALSVDGILVVCKPVGMTSHDVVDAVRDLAGTRRVGHTGTLDPGAAGVLVLAINRATRVAEFLAEADKTYRVEVTFGRSTDTGDIYGRTVRETHPATVTAEQVEDALPLYLGEIEQVPPMASAVRVGGRRLYELARRGQTVQPPARRVRIYRLELREFIPGDPPRAILDVACSKGTYVRRLCTDLGETLGCGAVASFMVRTRVGRYELAHSHTLEELQEAASGGRLAQLILPVDDALADYPAVDLLPLQRRAAVHGQAIPLFRIPHWQRLAGARVVRLRDSHGLVALARVEDGLLKPFKVLRES encoded by the coding sequence ATGACCGGACCTGCTCCTGCCCTGTCGGTGGACGGCATCCTGGTGGTCTGCAAACCCGTGGGCATGACCTCCCACGACGTGGTGGACGCCGTCCGGGACCTCGCCGGCACCCGTCGGGTGGGCCATACGGGCACCCTGGACCCCGGCGCCGCCGGCGTTCTGGTTCTGGCCATCAACCGCGCCACCCGGGTCGCCGAATTCCTGGCGGAGGCCGACAAGACCTACCGGGTGGAGGTGACCTTCGGCCGCTCCACCGATACGGGCGACATCTACGGGCGCACGGTGCGCGAGACCCACCCGGCGACCGTCACCGCCGAGCAGGTGGAAGACGCCCTCCCGCTGTACCTGGGCGAGATCGAGCAGGTCCCTCCCATGGCCTCGGCGGTCCGGGTGGGCGGGCGGCGACTGTATGAGCTGGCCCGCCGCGGGCAGACCGTCCAGCCGCCGGCCCGCCGGGTGCGGATCTACCGGCTGGAGCTGCGGGAGTTCATCCCCGGCGATCCGCCGCGCGCCATCCTGGATGTGGCGTGCTCCAAGGGCACGTACGTGCGACGGTTGTGCACCGATCTCGGCGAGACGCTGGGGTGCGGCGCCGTCGCCTCCTTCATGGTGCGCACGCGGGTGGGGCGGTACGAGCTGGCGCACAGCCACACCCTCGAAGAGCTCCAGGAGGCCGCCTCCGGCGGCCGGCTGGCCCAGCTCATCCTGCCGGTGGACGACGCGCTGGCCGACTACCCGGCGGTGGACCTGCTGCCTCTCCAGCGGCGGGCCGCGGTGCACGGGCAGGCCATCCCCCTGTTCCGCATTCCCCACTGGCAGCGGCTGGCGGGGGCGCGGGTGGTGCGGTTGCGGGACTCCCACGGCCTGGTGGCCCTGGCCCGGGTGGAGGACGGCCTGCTGAAACCATTCAAGGTGCTGCGGGAGTCCTGA